From a region of the Limisphaera ngatamarikiensis genome:
- a CDS encoding AI-2E family transporter yields MSLPPPTPAQARLIWAALTGLALALLVFLVGALIWALGRVLDVLSPVLWPLAVAGVLAYLLDPLVDRLEQRGLGRVRAVVLVFFLAVFLIAGLVASVVPQLVVQTRQLVENVPTFVARLEAKVEHWATHPPGLLDQTLRRLGLPWLRGPASTNAPTEDHGKTPTEQAVVPEGSGAASAGPSWLDQLDPETVQKVAAWSGRALRAAGNWLADQLSKVTALFGVVAGLALIPIYLFYLLVEKRTITGSWTRYLPVRDSRFKEELVFVLRAVNDHLIAFFRGQVLVAICDGVLYGIGFALIGLPYAVVIGAMAMVLTIIPFLGAIVTCVTALIIAVVSYGDWQHPLLVLLVVAVVQAIEGYVLQPRILGSRVGLHPMVIIVAIMVGTTLLGGLLGGLLAIPMAAVLRVLLARYIWRQSATETPLPTGRPQAGGV; encoded by the coding sequence ATGAGTCTTCCTCCACCCACGCCTGCTCAAGCCCGATTGATCTGGGCCGCGCTGACCGGTCTGGCGCTGGCCCTGTTGGTGTTCCTGGTGGGTGCACTGATCTGGGCCCTGGGACGGGTTCTGGACGTCCTTTCCCCGGTTCTGTGGCCGCTGGCTGTGGCCGGCGTCCTGGCCTATCTCTTGGATCCCTTGGTGGACCGGTTGGAACAACGCGGGCTGGGCCGGGTGCGGGCGGTTGTGTTGGTGTTCTTCCTGGCCGTGTTCCTGATCGCGGGTCTGGTGGCCAGCGTGGTCCCTCAACTGGTGGTTCAGACGCGGCAACTGGTGGAAAACGTCCCGACTTTTGTGGCCCGATTGGAGGCGAAGGTGGAACATTGGGCCACTCACCCTCCGGGGTTACTGGACCAGACCTTGCGCCGGCTGGGCCTGCCCTGGTTGCGCGGGCCCGCCTCCACCAATGCGCCCACAGAAGACCACGGGAAGACCCCCACCGAGCAGGCCGTCGTACCAGAAGGCTCCGGAGCAGCCAGTGCGGGCCCGTCATGGCTGGATCAACTGGATCCGGAAACCGTCCAGAAGGTGGCCGCATGGTCGGGTCGCGCCCTCCGGGCTGCGGGCAATTGGCTGGCCGACCAGTTGTCGAAGGTCACGGCTCTATTCGGTGTGGTGGCCGGTCTGGCGTTGATTCCGATCTACCTGTTCTACCTGCTCGTGGAGAAGCGGACCATCACCGGGTCGTGGACGCGCTACCTGCCCGTGCGCGATTCGCGGTTCAAGGAGGAGCTGGTGTTCGTCCTGCGCGCCGTCAACGATCACCTCATCGCCTTCTTCCGCGGACAGGTGCTGGTGGCCATCTGCGACGGTGTCCTGTACGGAATCGGGTTCGCCCTGATCGGCCTGCCGTATGCCGTGGTGATCGGGGCCATGGCGATGGTGCTGACGATCATACCCTTCCTGGGAGCGATTGTAACCTGTGTCACTGCGCTCATCATTGCCGTGGTCAGCTACGGAGACTGGCAGCATCCCCTGCTGGTTTTGCTGGTGGTGGCGGTCGTCCAGGCCATTGAAGGTTACGTGCTTCAACCGCGGATCCTCGGTTCGCGCGTGGGTTTGCACCCCATGGTGATCATCGTGGCCATCATGGTGGGAACCACGCTGCTGGGCGGGTTGCTGGGCGGCTTGTTGGCAATCCCCATGGCCGCCGTGCTGCGAGTGCTCCTGGCACGGTATATCTGGCGTCAGAGCGCCACCGAAACACCCTTACCCACCGGGAGGCCTCAGGCAGGCGGAGTCTGA
- the proC gene encoding pyrroline-5-carboxylate reductase encodes MPADLTLGFIGTGQMATALARGFIQARRVTARQMVGSDPDPLARARFSKETGAQTVSQNTEVLRRARVILLATKPAQATEVLQEIRPAFTPAHLLISIAAGVSLARLEAALPAGARVVRVMPNTAALVGASATAFAAGQHATRADAALVQRLFSAVGLALPLKESLLDAVTGLSGSGPAYVCAFLEALVDGGVACGLPRTTAQQLALQTLIGTARLLQEKNLHPALLKEMVTSPGGTTIEGLHALAEGAFHGVVMNAVRRAAEKATRLGQG; translated from the coding sequence ATGCCGGCTGACTTGACCCTCGGATTCATCGGCACCGGCCAGATGGCCACCGCACTGGCGCGCGGCTTCATCCAGGCCAGGCGCGTCACAGCCCGTCAAATGGTGGGCAGCGACCCCGATCCGCTCGCACGCGCACGATTCTCCAAAGAAACCGGAGCCCAGACCGTTTCTCAAAACACAGAGGTGCTGCGCCGTGCCCGGGTCATCCTGCTGGCCACCAAACCGGCCCAGGCAACCGAGGTCCTCCAGGAGATACGACCCGCGTTCACGCCGGCCCATCTCCTCATCTCCATCGCCGCCGGCGTGTCCCTGGCCCGACTGGAAGCGGCTTTGCCGGCCGGGGCTCGCGTGGTTCGGGTCATGCCCAACACGGCCGCGCTCGTCGGGGCCTCGGCCACGGCCTTCGCCGCCGGTCAACACGCCACGCGGGCCGACGCAGCCCTGGTGCAGCGCCTGTTCTCGGCTGTGGGGCTGGCCCTTCCCCTCAAGGAGTCGCTGCTGGACGCCGTCACCGGCCTGAGCGGGAGCGGCCCTGCCTACGTCTGCGCGTTTTTGGAGGCGCTGGTGGACGGGGGCGTGGCCTGCGGTCTGCCCCGGACCACCGCCCAGCAACTGGCCCTGCAGACCCTGATCGGCACCGCCCGTCTGCTCCAGGAAAAGAACCTCCATCCCGCATTGCTCAAGGAGATGGTGACCAGCCCGGGCGGCACCACCATCGAGGGCCTGCACGCGCTGGCCGAGGGCGCCTTTCACGGCGTCGTCATGAACGCGGTGCGCCGTGCCGCCGAAAAGGCCACACGACTCGGTCAGGGTTGA
- a CDS encoding SCO family protein: MKLVCSSRLRRQVRPGQGLVAARGSLNTLAVGLVLLGLTLLVLVALALAGSRRAAALPLPVLNVVPEFVLTNQERRTVTLSDLRGRPWIADIIFTRCAGPCPIMTRRMKQLQDALPAGSGARLVTLTTDPAYDTPEVLRRYGEKHGADFARWWFLTGAPEQIARLAVDGLKLTALEIPESRRTNPADLFIHSTTFVLVDAQGRLRASFETVGEDLPFEPVQRRILRALRQLEREPARTSH, translated from the coding sequence ATGAAGTTGGTTTGTTCATCAAGGTTGCGCCGGCAGGTGCGGCCAGGGCAGGGGCTCGTTGCAGCGCGAGGATCCCTCAACACCCTGGCGGTGGGGTTGGTGTTGCTGGGGCTTACCCTGCTGGTATTGGTGGCCCTGGCCCTGGCGGGTTCGCGTCGAGCCGCGGCCTTGCCACTGCCGGTGTTGAATGTCGTGCCCGAGTTCGTCCTGACGAATCAGGAGCGGCGCACGGTAACACTGTCGGATTTGCGGGGACGGCCATGGATTGCCGACATTATTTTCACGCGCTGTGCCGGTCCATGCCCCATCATGACCCGGCGCATGAAGCAGCTTCAGGACGCGTTACCCGCCGGCAGTGGAGCACGACTGGTCACGTTGACCACCGACCCGGCTTATGATACCCCCGAGGTTCTGCGCCGGTACGGTGAGAAACACGGGGCGGATTTCGCGCGGTGGTGGTTCCTGACGGGTGCGCCCGAGCAGATCGCACGCCTGGCCGTGGACGGCCTCAAACTGACTGCCCTGGAGATTCCGGAATCCAGGCGGACCAATCCGGCCGATCTTTTCATTCACAGCACCACGTTCGTGCTGGTGGATGCGCAGGGGCGGTTGCGGGCAAGTTTTGAGACCGTGGGTGAGGACCTGCCGTTTGAGCCCGTCCAAAGGCGGATTCTCCGGGCCCTGCGGCAGCTGGAGCGGGAACCGGCGCGAACAAGCCACTGA
- a CDS encoding DUF420 domain-containing protein, producing the protein MNLQDLPLVNALLNGGSAVLVVTGLVLIHRGRRTGHRFCMLGALVLSALFLAGYLYYHAHAGRTVFREPEWFRPIYLVILLTHTVLAGLIVPMVLTTVTLALRQQWEAHRRWARWTWPAWLYVSVTGVLIYLLLYRIFPQTPPA; encoded by the coding sequence ATGAACCTTCAGGATTTGCCTCTGGTCAACGCGCTGTTGAACGGCGGCAGCGCGGTGCTTGTCGTAACGGGTCTTGTGTTGATCCACCGCGGCCGGCGGACCGGGCATCGGTTCTGCATGTTGGGTGCGCTGGTTTTGTCGGCCCTGTTTCTGGCCGGTTACCTGTACTACCATGCCCACGCCGGCCGGACGGTCTTTCGTGAGCCGGAATGGTTCCGGCCCATTTACCTGGTCATATTGTTGACGCACACGGTGCTGGCGGGGCTGATTGTGCCGATGGTGCTGACGACCGTGACCCTGGCCCTGCGTCAGCAGTGGGAGGCGCATCGGCGCTGGGCGCGCTGGACCTGGCCGGCCTGGCTGTACGTGTCGGTCACGGGTGTGCTGATCTATCTGCTGCTCTACCGGATCTTTCCTCAGACTCCGCCTGCCTGA
- a CDS encoding PCRF domain-containing protein encodes MWHEPEEQQARAIPADQDEPDRTVEHPAEGQSATTPEAQGVSGPEAAAEASAVSSERLPGKPPGVPSAAGSPVAGEGRTQRTRPAAMEEALRRLQEVVLELREIIEDLEEAAELLDMAVEQKEEMNRELDRLNRLLNQLQRPREGQRGGGGGR; translated from the coding sequence ATGTGGCATGAGCCGGAGGAGCAGCAGGCCCGTGCCATCCCCGCCGATCAGGACGAACCTGATCGGACGGTTGAGCATCCGGCTGAGGGGCAGTCGGCAACGACGCCGGAGGCGCAGGGCGTGTCCGGGCCGGAGGCGGCGGCAGAGGCTTCGGCTGTTTCATCGGAGCGACTGCCCGGCAAGCCCCCCGGAGTACCTTCGGCGGCCGGAAGTCCGGTGGCCGGCGAGGGGCGTACGCAGCGGACCCGGCCAGCGGCGATGGAGGAAGCCTTGCGGCGGCTGCAGGAGGTGGTGTTGGAGCTGAGGGAGATCATCGAAGACCTGGAGGAGGCCGCGGAGCTTCTGGACATGGCGGTGGAGCAAAAGGAGGAAATGAACCGCGAACTTGACCGTTTGAACCGCTTGCTGAACCAGCTGCAACGGCCGCGGGAGGGCCAGCGGGGCGGCGGTGGTGGGCGTTGA